Part of the Streptomyces antimycoticus genome, CGGAGGACGCCGCCGCACTCGCCGAGCTGTCCCGGCCCTTCGCGTGTTCGGGGGCGCTGCGGGAGCGTCCTGTCGCGCTCTACGCCACCCATGCGGCCGACTTCCTGCTGGCGGAGGCCCCCGATGGCACCGTCGAGGGCTGCGTGGGCCTGCGTGTGCACCCAGCCGACGCGGGGGAGGGCCGCGGGCCCGCGGGCGTGGTGTACAACTTCTGCGTGGCCGGCCCGAGTCAGGGAAGCGGAGTGGGAGTCGGACTGCTGCGCGCCGCGCTGGCCAGAGCGCGCGCCCAATCGCTCGGTGCCCTGTTCACGGCGACGACCGGCGGTGGCGGCCTGTTCCTCCGGTATGGATTCGCGCCCACGACGGTGCGCCTGGCGCCTTCGCGCTGGGTGGAGTCGCTGGACCCCCGGCGCGATGCGCGGATCCTCGCGCGGACCGTGTGACAGCTCGCCTTGCGTCACGCCCTGCGGCGGAGTGGATAGCAGGGTAGGCAGCGGGTCGACCCCGGGACATGGTGCAGGACACCATCCTCACGTCGGCCGGGCTGGTCGCGAGACACAGGGGCGGGCGGTGGCCCGCACCATCCGCAGATCCGCAGAGCTACGGACCGGACGGTCTGAGACTCCGGGCAACCCGGAGGAAGGCCGTGGCCGGTCGCCGCGTGGGGGAGAAGGCAGGTGGCCGGCTTGTGACGGCCGAGCCGAGTAGCAGATCGGTCCTCGACCGCGCAATCCGTGTGACGCCGACGGCGGCGAATTCGCTTGTGGTGCCCAGGGCCATGGCGACGGACCACGGCCGATTCTACCGTTCCGGCCACGCCTGGTGCTTCCGGCGCACAGCGACGCGTCGGCGGCCACAGGAACACCGGGAGCGCATCAACCGAAGGAGCCTTCCATGCCAGTCCCCCCACGCCACGTACCACCACGGAGCCGATGGAGCCGCATCGCGGCCCGGCTCCTCCCCGTCGCCGCCCTCGTGCTCGGAGCCGTTCTCGCCGGGCCCGCGCCCGCCGCGAACGCCGCGGTCACCCTCACGAAGGTGAGCAACTTCGGCTCCAATCCCGGGGCGTTAAACATGTACGTGTACAAGCCGGCGTCGCTGCCCGCGAACGCGCCCGTGGTCGTCGCGCTCCACGGGTGCACACAGAGCGCCCAGGTCTACGCCGACAACTCAGGGCTGCCCGAGCTCGCGGACCGCGACAAGTTCGTCCTGGTGCTCGCCGAGACCACCTCGTCGAACAACCTCACCAAGTGCTTCAACTGGTTCCAGGCCGGTGACATTCGGCGTGACCAGGGCGAGGCCCTGTCGATCCGGCAGATGGCC contains:
- a CDS encoding GNAT family N-acetyltransferase translates to MPHTLLAPTSRTRSARPEDAAALAELSRPFACSGALRERPVALYATHAADFLLAEAPDGTVEGCVGLRVHPADAGEGRGPAGVVYNFCVAGPSQGSGVGVGLLRAALARARAQSLGALFTATTGGGGLFLRYGFAPTTVRLAPSRWVESLDPRRDARILARTV